A region of Shewanella psychromarinicola DNA encodes the following proteins:
- a CDS encoding dipeptidyl-peptidase 5: MKKSSVLFALVAAGMATSVYAAEPAAFNVQQLVNLNKLHSAAVSNDGKTMVYGVKVVDDKGEGNSDLYLLDLSDKKATPKQLTSAAGTEHDVSFSPDGKSIYFLASRTGTSQLYQLALNGGEAMPVTELPLDINGYKLSNDGKQVVMTLRVFPECKDLTCSKDKFTAEAESKTSGRLYKQLMVRHWDTWEDHARNHLFVAALDGNKITTATNVTEGRDTETPPKPFSGMEEVTFTADGKYVVYSAKAPSKDQAWTTNYDLWQVPVAGGETVNLTADNKAWDAQPTFSADGRYLAYLAMTIPGYEADRNRIMLRDNVTGQEKEVAPLWDRSASSLNFSADGRTLYVTAQDVGQVTIFEVNTQFGDVRPIYNQGSNSLVAAVNDKLFFQKSSLVEPADLYSVTLEGEHLTQLTHVNKDKLAQIKFGDYQQFNFKGWNDETVHGYWIKPVNYEEGKQYPIAYLVHGGPQGSFGNSFSSRWNAQLWAGAGYGVVMVDFHGSTGYGQAFTDSIGKDWGGKPLEDLKKGMAAVSAQQPWLDANNACALGGSYGGYMMNWFQGKWNDGFKCLVDHAGLFDMRSMYYVTEELWFPEYEFGGPYDQNKALYEKFNPVNYVENWKTPMLVIHGEKDYRVPYGQGLAAFTFMQRKGIPSELLVFPDENHWILNQDNLQLWYKNVLGWMDRWTAK; this comes from the coding sequence ATGAAAAAGTCTTCTGTATTATTCGCACTGGTTGCGGCAGGCATGGCAACATCAGTTTATGCGGCTGAGCCCGCAGCCTTTAATGTTCAGCAACTGGTTAATTTAAATAAGCTGCACTCAGCGGCGGTATCAAATGATGGTAAGACCATGGTGTACGGCGTAAAAGTGGTCGACGATAAAGGCGAGGGCAATTCAGACCTATACCTACTCGATTTAAGCGATAAAAAGGCCACGCCAAAACAACTCACATCAGCAGCTGGAACTGAGCACGATGTGAGTTTTTCGCCTGATGGAAAATCAATTTATTTCCTCGCCAGTCGCACTGGAACCAGTCAATTGTATCAACTGGCCCTTAATGGCGGTGAAGCGATGCCTGTTACTGAGTTACCGTTAGACATTAACGGTTATAAATTGTCAAACGATGGCAAGCAAGTTGTTATGACCCTGCGGGTATTCCCAGAGTGTAAAGACTTAACATGCTCAAAAGACAAATTTACCGCCGAAGCTGAAAGCAAAACCTCTGGCCGTTTATACAAGCAGCTAATGGTGCGTCATTGGGACACGTGGGAAGACCATGCACGTAATCATTTATTTGTCGCCGCACTTGATGGCAATAAAATTACCACAGCCACTAATGTGACTGAAGGGCGCGATACTGAAACGCCACCTAAGCCCTTTTCAGGTATGGAAGAAGTCACTTTCACTGCAGACGGCAAATATGTTGTTTACAGTGCTAAAGCGCCGAGCAAAGACCAAGCTTGGACGACTAACTACGATTTATGGCAAGTACCTGTTGCCGGCGGTGAAACTGTTAATTTAACAGCAGACAATAAGGCATGGGATGCCCAGCCAACGTTTTCTGCTGATGGCCGTTATCTTGCCTATTTGGCCATGACCATACCAGGCTATGAAGCCGATCGTAACCGGATTATGTTACGTGACAATGTGACTGGCCAAGAAAAAGAAGTGGCACCATTGTGGGATCGTAGTGCGAGTTCACTCAATTTCAGCGCTGACGGTCGTACACTTTACGTAACAGCTCAAGATGTTGGTCAAGTGACTATTTTTGAGGTTAACACTCAGTTTGGTGATGTGCGTCCGATTTATAATCAAGGCAGCAATAGCTTGGTTGCGGCGGTAAATGACAAGTTATTCTTTCAAAAGTCATCTTTGGTTGAACCCGCTGATTTATACAGTGTGACACTGGAAGGCGAGCATCTTACTCAGCTGACCCATGTCAACAAAGACAAACTGGCGCAGATTAAATTTGGCGATTATCAACAGTTCAACTTTAAAGGTTGGAACGATGAAACCGTTCACGGTTACTGGATAAAACCGGTTAACTATGAAGAAGGTAAACAATACCCGATTGCTTACCTGGTACATGGTGGCCCACAAGGATCATTTGGTAACAGTTTCAGCAGCCGCTGGAATGCACAATTATGGGCTGGTGCGGGTTATGGTGTGGTTATGGTCGACTTCCATGGCTCTACTGGATACGGTCAAGCGTTCACTGACTCCATTGGTAAAGATTGGGGCGGCAAACCCCTTGAAGATCTTAAAAAGGGCATGGCAGCCGTATCGGCGCAGCAACCTTGGCTAGATGCTAACAATGCTTGTGCGTTAGGTGGCTCTTACGGTGGTTATATGATGAACTGGTTCCAGGGGAAATGGAATGATGGCTTCAAGTGTTTAGTTGATCATGCTGGTTTGTTTGATATGCGTTCTATGTACTATGTCACTGAAGAGTTATGGTTCCCTGAATATGAATTTGGTGGTCCGTACGATCAAAACAAAGCATTATATGAAAAATTTAACCCAGTGAATTATGTTGAAAACTGGAAAACGCCGATGTTAGTCATCCACGGCGAAAAAGACTACCGTGTACCTTATGGTCAAGGTCTTGCTGCGTTCACCTTTATGCAACGCAAAGGCATTCCATCTGAGTTATTGGTTTTCCCAGATGAAAACCATTGGATCTTAAATCAAGATAACTTACAGCTATGGTACAAGAATGTTCTCGGTTGGATGGATCGTTGGACAGCCAAATAG
- a CDS encoding DEAD/DEAH box helicase, translating to MPFSTLGLRDAIVNALHEVGYSQPTPIQQQTIPVILTGKNLLAAAQTGTGKTASFVLPILERLADSEMQRKKRIRALILTPTRELAVQIQANIVQYAKNLPLTSFAIYGGVDEKPQKQALIDGVDILVATPGRLLDLYTQRAVHFDEVEVLVLDEADRMLDMGFIEDINKVIDKLPSERQSLLFSATLSNQVRALAKTAIKRPVEISVIADRDSAPKIEQWLTTVDKDKKSALLSHLINTEAWNQALIFIETKQGAAKLVSQLEKRDISAECIHGGRSQPVREQILADFKTGKIKYLVATGIAARGIDIDDLSRVVNYDLPYPADDYIHRIGRTGRAGAAGEAISFVSNDDFKNLCMIESRLGHLIERKEIAGFAPSKPIPISVLNFVPKSRQHKSTSDTDRPTLSLGKSKTASSDLRKTKTAKAPITPKGNKSNPWNV from the coding sequence ATGCCTTTTTCGACACTTGGATTACGCGACGCGATTGTCAATGCCCTACATGAAGTGGGATACAGTCAACCAACACCTATTCAACAACAAACTATTCCGGTTATTTTAACCGGTAAAAACCTACTTGCCGCTGCGCAAACGGGTACCGGTAAAACCGCAAGTTTTGTGTTGCCAATATTAGAGCGCTTAGCCGACAGTGAAATGCAGCGTAAAAAACGTATTCGGGCGTTAATTTTAACCCCAACCCGTGAACTCGCTGTGCAAATACAAGCCAATATTGTGCAGTACGCTAAGAATTTACCATTAACATCATTTGCCATTTACGGTGGTGTTGATGAAAAGCCGCAAAAACAAGCATTAATAGATGGCGTGGATATTTTGGTGGCAACACCTGGGCGTTTGCTCGACTTATATACACAACGAGCAGTGCACTTTGATGAAGTAGAAGTGTTGGTACTGGATGAAGCCGACAGAATGCTCGACATGGGTTTCATTGAAGACATTAATAAAGTCATTGATAAACTACCTTCTGAACGCCAGAGTTTATTATTTTCCGCTACCTTATCAAACCAAGTCCGTGCACTAGCTAAAACGGCGATTAAGCGTCCGGTAGAAATTTCGGTGATTGCCGATCGTGATTCAGCGCCTAAAATTGAACAATGGCTGACCACCGTTGATAAAGACAAAAAGTCAGCTTTATTGAGCCATTTAATTAACACCGAAGCGTGGAACCAAGCGCTGATATTTATTGAAACTAAGCAAGGTGCGGCTAAATTGGTCAGCCAACTTGAAAAGCGTGATATTAGCGCTGAATGTATTCACGGTGGTCGAAGCCAACCCGTCCGGGAGCAAATTTTAGCCGATTTTAAAACCGGTAAAATTAAATACCTTGTGGCTACCGGCATTGCGGCGCGTGGTATTGATATTGATGATTTATCGCGTGTAGTTAATTATGACTTACCTTATCCAGCAGACGATTATATTCATCGTATTGGTCGTACCGGTCGTGCGGGGGCAGCGGGTGAAGCGATTTCCTTTGTGTCTAATGATGATTTTAAAAACCTGTGCATGATTGAAAGTCGGTTAGGTCATTTAATTGAACGTAAAGAAATAGCCGGCTTTGCACCCTCTAAACCCATTCCTATTTCGGTATTGAATTTTGTGCCAAAGAGTCGTCAACATAAATCGACATCAGATACCGACAGACCCACACTCAGTTTAGGCAAGTCGAAAACGGCTTCATCGGACTTAAGAAAGACTAAAACCGCTAAAGCACCGATAACGCCTAAAGGTAACAAATCCAATCCATGGAATGTGTAA
- a CDS encoding M14 family metallopeptidase, with protein MRITANFDGGNIDVINLDQHDDIQVAIRPDFGGEFYQWFNFRLEGEVGQTYTVNIVNAGNASYPKGWEDYQAVASYDRQTWFRLPTQYADGKLTIQAELDCEAIQIAYFAPYSYERHLDLISEVQLHPAVSLEHLGLTLDGRDMTLLKIGDANPEKKNIWITARQHPGETMAEWLVEGLLNQLLDSDCPTSKALLDQANFYIVPNMNPDGSARGHLRTNAVGTNLNREWQTPSLEKSPEVYYVVNKMHQTGVDLFYDVHGDEGLPFVFLAGCEGVPNYNDKMAALQQQFLSALTIASADFQTEFGYDKDEPGKANLTVGSNWVANTFSCLSNTLEMPFKDNANLADPFVGWSPERCVYLGEASLVAMLAVVDQL; from the coding sequence ATGCGGATCACAGCAAACTTTGACGGCGGCAACATTGACGTCATTAACCTCGACCAACATGACGATATACAAGTCGCCATTCGTCCCGATTTCGGTGGTGAGTTTTATCAATGGTTTAACTTTCGTTTAGAAGGCGAAGTCGGCCAGACTTATACCGTGAATATTGTTAATGCAGGTAACGCATCTTACCCAAAAGGTTGGGAAGATTATCAAGCAGTTGCTAGCTATGATCGTCAGACTTGGTTCCGATTGCCGACTCAATATGCCGATGGCAAGTTAACCATCCAAGCTGAGCTAGATTGTGAAGCGATTCAAATTGCCTACTTTGCACCTTACAGCTACGAACGTCATTTAGATTTAATCAGTGAAGTCCAATTACATCCTGCAGTCAGTCTTGAGCACCTCGGCTTAACCCTCGATGGCCGCGACATGACCTTGCTTAAAATTGGTGATGCAAACCCAGAAAAAAAGAATATTTGGATTACTGCGCGTCAACACCCAGGTGAAACCATGGCTGAGTGGTTAGTCGAAGGATTGTTAAATCAACTACTCGATAGCGATTGTCCAACCTCGAAAGCTTTATTAGACCAAGCCAATTTCTATATTGTGCCGAATATGAACCCAGATGGGAGTGCTCGCGGTCATTTACGCACCAATGCGGTTGGCACCAACCTAAATCGTGAATGGCAAACACCCAGCTTAGAGAAAAGTCCTGAGGTGTATTATGTGGTCAATAAGATGCACCAAACAGGTGTTGATTTATTTTACGATGTTCACGGTGATGAAGGTCTACCTTTTGTGTTCCTTGCCGGTTGCGAAGGCGTACCAAACTACAATGATAAAATGGCCGCATTACAGCAGCAATTTCTCAGTGCATTGACCATTGCCAGTGCTGATTTCCAAACAGAGTTTGGTTACGATAAAGATGAGCCAGGTAAAGCGAATTTAACTGTGGGTTCTAACTGGGTAGCCAATACGTTCAGTTGTTTATCCAATACGTTAGAGATGCCATTTAAAGACAATGCCAATTTAGCCGATCCTTTTGTGGGCTGGTCTCCTGAGCGCTGCGTATATTTAGGTGAAGCGTCTTTAGTGGCTATGTTAGCAGTGGTTGATCAATTATAA
- a CDS encoding fumarate hydratase, with product MSTNTTSHSTMSSQTIVIKQADFIESIADSLQYISYYHPKDFVDAMNKAYEREESTAAKDAIAQILINSRMSAEGKRPLCQDTGIVTSFVKIGMSVQWDKTDMTVQEMVDEGVRRAYSNPDNPLRASIVSDPAGARKNTKDNTPSVVHIDMVAGNQVEVMIAAKGGGSENKSKMAMLNPSDDIAAWVEKTLPTMGAGWCPPGMLGIGIGGTAEKAAVMAKESLMDPVDIHELMERGAVTTEEKLRLDIFERANNLGIGAQGLGGLTTVLDVKIKSSPTHAASKPVVMIPNCAATRHVHFHLDGTGPVDLVPPSLSDWPEITREAGQNTHRVNLDTVTQAEIETWNSGDTLLLNGKMLTGRDAAHKRIQLLLDSGEGLPEGVDFTGKFIYYVGPVDPVGDEVVGPAGPTTATRMDKFTDMMLDQTGLMGMIGKSERGPETVASIKKHKAVYLMAVGGAAYLVSKAIKKSRVVAFEDLGMEAIYEFDVQDMPVTVAVDTNGVNAHETGPAIWKINIANAKQHNKP from the coding sequence ATGTCGACGAATACAACATCTCATTCTACAATGTCTAGTCAGACTATTGTTATTAAACAAGCTGACTTTATTGAAAGTATTGCAGATTCATTACAATATATTTCTTATTACCATCCCAAAGACTTCGTTGATGCGATGAACAAGGCGTATGAGCGTGAAGAAAGCACCGCAGCTAAGGATGCGATTGCTCAAATTCTGATTAACTCGCGTATGTCTGCCGAAGGTAAACGCCCTTTGTGTCAAGACACGGGAATTGTCACTAGCTTTGTTAAAATTGGTATGTCGGTTCAGTGGGATAAAACCGACATGACAGTACAAGAGATGGTCGATGAAGGTGTCCGTCGTGCTTACTCTAATCCAGATAATCCTTTACGTGCATCAATAGTGTCAGATCCTGCTGGCGCGCGTAAAAATACCAAAGATAATACCCCGTCTGTTGTGCATATCGATATGGTCGCCGGTAATCAAGTTGAAGTGATGATAGCCGCTAAGGGCGGGGGGTCTGAAAATAAATCAAAAATGGCCATGCTTAATCCGTCTGATGACATTGCCGCATGGGTAGAAAAAACCTTACCCACTATGGGTGCTGGTTGGTGTCCTCCTGGCATGTTGGGCATAGGTATTGGTGGCACCGCTGAAAAAGCGGCGGTTATGGCTAAAGAATCTTTAATGGATCCCGTTGATATTCATGAATTAATGGAACGAGGCGCGGTAACCACAGAAGAAAAACTGCGTTTAGATATTTTTGAACGAGCAAATAATTTAGGCATAGGCGCGCAAGGTTTAGGCGGGTTAACCACAGTACTTGATGTTAAAATCAAATCATCACCGACTCATGCAGCCTCTAAACCTGTGGTGATGATCCCCAATTGCGCTGCAACCCGCCATGTTCATTTCCATTTAGACGGCACCGGCCCGGTTGATTTAGTGCCTCCATCATTGTCTGATTGGCCTGAAATTACGCGTGAAGCGGGTCAGAACACTCACCGGGTCAACTTAGACACGGTTACCCAGGCAGAAATTGAAACATGGAACAGCGGTGATACCTTATTATTAAACGGTAAAATGCTTACTGGTCGTGATGCCGCCCATAAACGTATTCAACTGTTACTTGATTCTGGTGAAGGCTTACCAGAAGGTGTCGATTTTACCGGTAAGTTTATTTATTACGTCGGTCCGGTTGATCCTGTCGGCGATGAAGTTGTTGGCCCAGCAGGCCCAACTACGGCAACCCGTATGGATAAGTTCACCGACATGATGTTAGACCAAACAGGCCTAATGGGCATGATTGGCAAGTCTGAGCGTGGTCCTGAAACCGTTGCTTCAATTAAGAAACACAAAGCCGTGTACTTAATGGCCGTTGGCGGCGCAGCTTATCTTGTATCTAAAGCAATTAAGAAATCTCGAGTGGTCGCATTTGAAGATCTTGGTATGGAAGCCATTTACGAGTTTGACGTACAAGACATGCCGGTGACGGTGGCCGTTGATACCAATGGTGTCAATGCGCATGAAACCGGACCGGCGATTTGGAAAATTAATATTGCTAACGCAAAGCAACATAATAAGCCATAA
- a CDS encoding YchE family NAAT transporter codes for MLYIKFFLGLLAIINPVGLLPVFVSLTSHQTEVERRHTNRVANFAVVVILLITMIAGQHILSMFSISLSAFRIAGGSLICIIAMSMLQGKISEVKRNQEEDRESSGMESVAVVPLALPLMAGPGAISAVIVFAAEHNNTMNFVGMFCTIITLGILSWGLFRMAPVLFKLLGKTGINVITRLMGLLMLSLGIEVIAAGVKGLFPTLVG; via the coding sequence ATGCTTTATATTAAGTTCTTTTTAGGACTGTTAGCCATCATTAACCCTGTTGGGTTATTGCCTGTATTTGTTAGCTTAACCAGCCATCAAACTGAAGTTGAGCGCCGACATACTAATCGGGTTGCCAACTTTGCAGTGGTAGTGATTTTATTAATCACTATGATAGCGGGTCAGCATATTCTTAGTATGTTCAGTATTTCATTGTCTGCATTTCGTATTGCAGGTGGTAGCTTGATTTGTATTATTGCGATGTCGATGTTGCAAGGTAAGATCAGTGAAGTGAAACGCAACCAAGAAGAAGACCGTGAGTCTTCGGGCATGGAGTCTGTTGCTGTCGTGCCATTAGCCTTGCCACTAATGGCCGGACCCGGTGCCATTAGTGCGGTGATTGTGTTTGCGGCAGAGCACAACAATACGATGAACTTCGTTGGCATGTTTTGCACCATTATTACCTTAGGGATTTTAAGCTGGGGTTTATTTCGCATGGCGCCAGTACTGTTTAAATTACTGGGCAAAACCGGAATTAACGTCATTACCCGTCTAATGGGCCTGCTAATGCTCTCTTTAGGCATTGAAGTCATCGCGGCTGGCGTTAAAGGACTTTTCCCTACCTTAGTGGGGTAG
- the pabB gene encoding aminodeoxychorismate synthase component I: MSARARNALFMKKLAWEIDTKQLFSLFRDQPWAIILDSANAAHQDAQVDIIGFNPIATLTSNDGICQFTAKHPAINALNIDIDHDTSPFDTLAQLHARLYPSAQASQHTFSVGAMGAFGYDLGRSIEKLPYIATKDIHLNDMNIGFYDFVLIYDYADKSWYAYHYDGLDALEYELNLIQSKIQADLEEAINPHHFHLTTPWVNQLTSTQYQHKFSRIQQYLLSGDCYQINLTQRFEAQYHGDEWQAYCALSRANQAPFSAFMRLEHHCILSISPERFIKLNGQHIETKPIKGTFPRHHDPLLDQQAAQALLSSEKDRAENVMIVDLLRNDIGKVAAPGSVKVPKLFAIESFPAVHHLVSTVTATLAKHKTAFDLLQAAFPGGSITGAPKIRAMEIIEELEPSRRNLYCGSIGYISQNGNMDTSITIRTLVTENNRLYCWAGGGIVADSNGDAEYQESFDKVSKILPLLTSLNQFK, encoded by the coding sequence ATGTCTGCGCGGGCAAGAAACGCACTCTTTATGAAAAAACTGGCTTGGGAAATAGACACTAAGCAGCTATTTTCACTCTTTCGCGACCAGCCATGGGCGATAATACTCGACTCAGCCAACGCTGCGCACCAAGATGCACAAGTCGATATTATTGGGTTTAATCCTATCGCGACCTTAACCAGCAATGACGGTATATGTCAATTTACCGCCAAACATCCAGCAATCAACGCGCTCAATATTGATATCGATCATGATACTAGCCCTTTTGATACCTTAGCACAGCTGCATGCTCGTCTATATCCATCCGCTCAAGCCAGTCAGCATACTTTTAGTGTGGGTGCCATGGGCGCTTTTGGTTATGATCTTGGCCGTAGTATTGAAAAATTGCCCTATATTGCGACTAAAGATATTCACCTTAATGATATGAATATTGGCTTTTATGACTTCGTCCTCATTTATGATTATGCCGATAAGTCTTGGTATGCCTACCATTATGATGGCTTAGACGCACTTGAGTATGAGTTGAATTTAATTCAATCAAAAATACAAGCTGACCTCGAAGAGGCGATTAATCCACATCATTTTCATTTGACAACGCCGTGGGTTAACCAACTTACCAGTACACAATATCAACATAAGTTTTCTCGAATTCAGCAGTATTTACTCAGTGGTGATTGCTATCAAATCAATTTAACCCAACGATTTGAGGCTCAATATCACGGTGATGAATGGCAAGCCTATTGCGCTCTATCCCGAGCTAATCAAGCGCCTTTTTCAGCATTTATGCGCCTTGAACATCATTGCATACTGTCTATTTCGCCGGAGCGTTTTATCAAACTTAACGGCCAGCATATTGAAACTAAACCGATAAAAGGCACCTTTCCTCGCCATCATGATCCGCTTTTGGACCAACAAGCGGCTCAAGCGTTACTATCGTCTGAAAAAGATCGCGCTGAAAACGTGATGATTGTCGATCTATTGCGAAATGATATCGGTAAAGTGGCCGCGCCAGGCTCGGTTAAGGTGCCAAAATTATTTGCCATTGAAAGCTTTCCAGCGGTGCACCATTTGGTGAGCACGGTGACGGCCACACTTGCAAAGCATAAAACTGCGTTTGATTTGCTTCAAGCCGCCTTCCCTGGTGGCTCAATTACTGGTGCCCCAAAAATACGCGCTATGGAAATCATTGAAGAACTAGAGCCATCAAGACGAAACCTATATTGCGGTAGCATCGGCTATATCAGTCAAAACGGTAATATGGATACCAGTATTACCATCCGCACATTAGTTACCGAAAACAACCGACTTTATTGTTGGGCCGGTGGTGGCATTGTTGCCGATTCAAATGGCGATGCCGAGTATCAAGAAAGTTTTGATAAAGTCAGTAAAATATTGCCTTTACTGACCAGTCTGAACCAATTTAAGTGA
- a CDS encoding response regulator transcription factor: MHNILFIEHTLCGKSDLGRQLSEQGYSVYWVNNAFDALIQMETLQLEAILVDFSVPKMNSFWLLVARQTQPPIIALADSSSELERIKAFELGADDYLAKPINIRELQLRLNVLHRRSHPQINEPVNDYIGFDDTCYTINFAEKSLVLTQTEYRLFKYLFERQGDVISKAELQRRVLHKELGRFDRNVDMHISNTRRKLGKRNLPRELINTVRGQGYCLNF; the protein is encoded by the coding sequence ATGCACAATATTCTATTCATAGAACATACCCTTTGCGGTAAAAGTGACCTAGGTCGACAACTGAGTGAACAGGGTTATAGTGTTTACTGGGTTAATAATGCCTTTGATGCATTGATCCAAATGGAGACGCTTCAGCTTGAAGCCATACTAGTCGATTTTTCGGTCCCCAAAATGAATTCCTTTTGGCTGTTAGTTGCAAGACAAACCCAACCCCCCATTATTGCATTAGCAGACAGTAGCAGCGAACTGGAGCGTATTAAAGCGTTTGAGTTAGGCGCTGATGATTACCTTGCTAAACCGATTAACATCCGCGAATTACAACTACGTCTCAATGTGCTCCATCGACGGTCCCACCCGCAGATTAATGAGCCTGTTAATGATTATATTGGCTTTGATGATACGTGCTATACCATTAATTTTGCTGAAAAGTCGTTAGTGTTAACGCAAACGGAATACCGACTGTTCAAATATTTGTTTGAGCGCCAAGGTGATGTCATCAGCAAAGCAGAATTACAGCGAAGGGTGTTGCATAAGGAACTAGGACGATTTGACCGTAATGTAGATATGCATATCAGTAATACACGGCGCAAATTAGGCAAACGGAATTTACCCCGTGAACTGATTAATACTGTTCGCGGTCAAGGGTACTGCCTTAACTTTTAA
- a CDS encoding DUF885 domain-containing protein, producing the protein MNKALLPLVVSFALAGLIGCTDSQTQQSATPNAVTAEASTTTVAEKLTFNQYSQQFIDELWVLSPTWALYRGKHVNDGYLEIPNKAGRDKTLAFVKHQQTALAQFDPQSLSANELIDYRLLTNLMESMQWDIIRFKGWQWDPSNYNVAGGFAQIINEDFAPLDERLISVIARLENVPAYYDAARNNINDPTLEHTQLAIMQNQGAFSVLSDALVLQVADSGLSTDQKALFSQRFDAAIVAIKQHIEWLTALEAKLAENGARDFRIGETLYEEKFAFDIQSGMTAKQLYNKAVADKNHVQQEMAIITDTIWSKYIDTPKPADERQAIRQLIDVLSSKHVKRENFVAEVRKQIPQLIQFVNDKQLVTLDPNKPLIVRETPEYMRGFAGASISAPGPYDQGGNTYYNVSPLDDMSDESAESYLREYNHWILQVLNIHEAIPGHYTQLVFSNQSPSLVKSLFGNGAMIEGWAVYTERMMLEEGYGNFEPEMWLMYYKWNLRVICNTILDYNIQVNGMGEQEVLDLLENEAFQQRAEAEGKWRRATLSQVQLTSYYAGYREIYDFREQRKAKQGEDFDLKQFHEQFLSYGSAPVKFIKQLMTDK; encoded by the coding sequence ATGAACAAAGCCTTACTTCCTTTGGTGGTTTCTTTCGCCTTAGCCGGACTGATTGGCTGTACTGATAGCCAAACTCAACAAAGTGCTACACCCAATGCGGTTACTGCTGAGGCGAGCACAACAACCGTTGCGGAAAAGTTAACCTTTAATCAATATTCACAACAGTTTATCGATGAGTTGTGGGTATTATCACCTACATGGGCGCTATACAGAGGTAAGCATGTTAACGACGGCTACTTAGAGATCCCTAATAAAGCTGGCCGCGATAAAACCTTGGCTTTCGTTAAACACCAGCAAACGGCATTGGCTCAATTTGACCCACAATCATTATCAGCTAATGAGTTAATCGATTATAGGTTACTGACCAATTTAATGGAGTCGATGCAGTGGGACATTATTCGATTTAAAGGTTGGCAGTGGGATCCGTCTAATTACAATGTTGCAGGTGGGTTTGCGCAAATCATCAATGAGGATTTTGCGCCGTTAGATGAGCGCCTAATCTCTGTGATTGCCCGTCTTGAAAATGTTCCAGCCTATTATGACGCTGCACGAAACAATATTAACGACCCAACACTTGAACATACCCAATTAGCGATTATGCAAAACCAAGGGGCATTTTCGGTATTGTCAGACGCGTTAGTTCTGCAGGTCGCTGATTCGGGTTTAAGCACAGATCAAAAAGCCTTATTTAGCCAACGTTTTGATGCGGCAATCGTAGCCATTAAACAACATATTGAGTGGTTAACAGCACTTGAAGCTAAATTAGCAGAAAATGGCGCCCGAGATTTCCGCATTGGTGAAACCTTATACGAAGAAAAATTTGCTTTCGACATTCAGTCTGGAATGACAGCGAAACAGTTGTACAACAAAGCCGTGGCTGATAAAAATCATGTTCAACAAGAAATGGCGATAATCACCGATACCATTTGGTCAAAGTACATCGATACCCCTAAACCTGCCGATGAGAGACAAGCCATTCGTCAGTTAATTGATGTGTTATCCAGCAAACATGTTAAGCGTGAAAACTTTGTTGCCGAAGTTCGTAAGCAAATTCCACAACTTATTCAATTTGTGAATGATAAACAACTGGTGACACTCGACCCAAACAAGCCGTTAATTGTCCGTGAAACGCCTGAATATATGCGCGGCTTTGCTGGTGCTTCCATCAGTGCGCCTGGACCTTATGATCAAGGCGGTAATACGTATTACAATGTGTCACCCCTTGATGATATGAGCGATGAGTCTGCAGAAAGCTATTTACGCGAATATAATCATTGGATCCTTCAAGTACTCAATATCCATGAAGCGATCCCAGGACATTACACCCAACTGGTGTTTTCAAATCAGTCTCCTAGTTTAGTGAAAAGCCTATTCGGTAATGGTGCCATGATTGAAGGATGGGCTGTGTATACCGAACGCATGATGCTGGAAGAGGGCTATGGAAACTTTGAACCTGAAATGTGGTTGATGTATTACAAGTGGAATCTACGGGTTATTTGTAACACTATTTTAGATTATAATATTCAAGTCAACGGTATGGGTGAGCAAGAGGTGCTTGACTTGCTTGAGAATGAAGCTTTCCAACAACGTGCCGAAGCTGAAGGGAAATGGCGCCGTGCCACCTTAAGCCAAGTGCAATTGACGAGCTATTACGCGGGTTATCGAGAGATTTATGATTTCCGTGAGCAACGTAAAGCGAAGCAAGGTGAAGATTTTGATTTAAAGCAGTTTCATGAACAGTTTTTAAGTTACGGTAGTGCACCCGTTAAATTCATTAAGCAGTTGATGACAGATAAATAG